The genomic segment AGGATCTGCAGAGTTGGCACAAAAGAAAGCGGATCAGTTAAAAGCCTTTGAAGTGACAGACTACTTCATCATTCAAGATGGCAGTAAATGGCAAAATGCCATTTCATTAGGTATCTTTTCTAGCAAAGAAGCAGCTGAAAAACAATTGACCAGCCTACAAGCGCAAGGGGTGAAGAGTGCCATTGTGAGACCAAGAGAGCCGATTAGCCGCGTGTGGAGCATGAATTTTAGAAAACTAGACGAAGCAAAAAGCACGCAATTACGCACCCTAGCCAAGTCTTTAGCAGGCGCATCGCTAAGCAAAGTAAATTGCGAATGAGTCATTCGCAGTTTACAAACTCGTTAGATGCAAATGCGTCAGAATATAAACAACACTGAGAAGAACAAATGCCCAAGCGATTCTATTCACTTGGGCTCTGATTTTTACTTTCCACTCCGGTTTGAACAAATGGCTATAAATCACCACAAAGCCAAATAAACCAGCGAGTAAAATAATAAAGCGGGTAAAAACAGCAAGCACAGTTGCTTAGTTTCCAACCGATTTTTTCTGTTGATCCATGACGGACCATGCCTTATCTAAACGACTATCCGCTGCTTTAATCGCAGCTTGCGCATCCTGATTTTTCTTGAGTGCTAAATCTCGTTTTTGGGTCGCTTCGTCAAATGATTTTTGTGCATCTTGCAGGCGTTTTTTTGCTTTTTGCAAATCATCTTCGGCATCTTCTAACTGCTCTTGTGTCGCACTGGCTTCGTTTAACTTCATTTCGTGCCAGAGTTGTGCATGTCTTACTTCATCTTCAGCAGGACCAGCAAAAGCTGTTGTCGCACAAATTAACAACACACTACTCACTAGGATTCCAGCTGGTTTTTTATTGGTCATCATCATTCGTCTAAATAAATCAAAATAAAGAATTGCCCTAAAATTTATTCCGTACGCATGCACAGAAAGCCAGCGCCATGATGCCACAAGCAAAACGGGGTTAAAAGAGGGTTTACACTTTTATCAGGAAGGTCGCGTAGTAGCGACCGCTACGACGATCAAATCCAGATCGTCTTTCTTTGGCTATTTTTTCCTGCCGTTGCCGACGTTCGCGATATCGGCGACCATCGGGGTCTTTTTCTTGTCCGGTTTGATCGCGATCAGAATCAACCACCAAATCAGTGGTGTCGGTAGAACTAGAGACAATCGGCTTTACCTGCCGGGTGCTTGTTTGAATTTGATAGGTTTGTTCAATGACATGAATTTTCATATAGCCCTCCCGACTTGTAAAAGAATCAGGAAAATACAAAAAAGGCGGTTATTTACTTGTCAGCAAGCCTATTTCTAGATAAATAAGATGTTTAAGCATTTCTACAACCGCTAAAATACAAATGCACACGGCCTGCCCTGATTAAAATATCGGCAGAATGTAAAAATTCTTTAATTTTGCCAATTCTCAAATAGAGACACAGTGGATACCCCTAAATCGCAAACAAAGGAAAAGCCGAGTTATCTGGCCAAAAAGCGAGACCGTTTTCTGGCAATGTGGAAGCATCCGATTTATCGGAAAATTCTTTGGTTTAATGGCTTATTAGTTAGTTTGGTCTTATTGGGCACATTTGGTTATATGTTGCTTGAAGGCTGGTCTTTTTTTGATAGCCTTTACATGACCATCATCACTTTAGCCACTATTGGCTATGGTGAAACGCACCCACTAGGTGACTCAGGACGCCTCTACACCATGCTGCTCATCCTCTTTGGATCGGGCGTCATGGTGTATAGCATTACAGGCTTTATTACTTCCCTGTTAGAAGGTGATATTAGAAAGGCACTAAAAAAAATGACCATCGAACGCGCAATTTCCGAACTAAATCAGCACATTATTATTTGTGGAAATAGCCAAACCGGAAAATACGCCATTGATGAGTTGAAAAAAACCAAACAAAAATTCGTGGTCATAGACAACGATCCTGCTCGCCTAGAGAAAATCGATTCCCCGCAGATTCTTTGTTTGCAAGGTGATGCAACGGACGAAAGCGTGTTGATTTCTGCGGGCGTAGAAAGAGCAACCGGTTTAATCACCACCCTTCACCATGATGCGGACAATTTGTTTGTGGTGCTAACCGCCAGAGGCCTAAACCCTAACATTCGCATCATTGCGAAAGCCGTAGAAGAAAGCTCTTTAAAGAAATTAAAACAAGTGGGCGCAGATAGCGTGGTGATGCCGAACATCATTGGGGGACTAAGGATGGTCTCTGAAATGGTACGTCCATCTGTGGTAACATTTCTCGACATGATGCTTGGCATGTCGAACCAAACGATTAGGGTCGAGGAACTACAGATTCCATCTGGCTCTCCGGTGATTGGAAAGACGCTTGCCGATTTGCATATATTGCATGAGCCAGACGTGTCATTAGTCGCCATTTTACCGGCCTCAGGCGGAGCGCATCAATTTAATCCGCCCGCACAGACTCAGCTTATCGCATTAGACA from the Leeia speluncae genome contains:
- a CDS encoding protein MIGRI, producing the protein MLAVFTRFIILLAGLFGFVVIYSHLFKPEWKVKIRAQVNRIAWAFVLLSVVYILTHLHLTSL
- a CDS encoding potassium channel family protein — translated: MDTPKSQTKEKPSYLAKKRDRFLAMWKHPIYRKILWFNGLLVSLVLLGTFGYMLLEGWSFFDSLYMTIITLATIGYGETHPLGDSGRLYTMLLILFGSGVMVYSITGFITSLLEGDIRKALKKMTIERAISELNQHIIICGNSQTGKYAIDELKKTKQKFVVIDNDPARLEKIDSPQILCLQGDATDESVLISAGVERATGLITTLHHDADNLFVVLTARGLNPNIRIIAKAVEESSLKKLKQVGADSVVMPNIIGGLRMVSEMVRPSVVTFLDMMLGMSNQTIRVEELQIPSGSPVIGKTLADLHILHEPDVSLVAILPASGGAHQFNPPAQTQLIALDTLILIGDASRIANLNKRLGL